A portion of the Burkholderia sp. GAS332 genome contains these proteins:
- a CDS encoding 3-isopropylmalate dehydratase, small subunit has protein sequence MQPFTRLEALVVPLDRANVDTDAIIPKQFMKSVKRTGFGANLFDEWRYLDHGEPGQDISSRQRNPDFPLNQARFADARILLTRDNFGCGSSREHAVWALSDFGIRALIAPSFADIFYGNCFKNGLLPIRLDEGIVQNLFDLVARPSGLRLEIDLEAQTIRPVDGDAIPFGIEPERKRRLLEGLDDVALTLGQADRIREYERARRAREPWLFS, from the coding sequence ATGCAACCCTTCACCCGACTGGAGGCGCTCGTGGTGCCGCTCGACCGCGCGAACGTCGACACCGATGCGATCATCCCCAAGCAGTTCATGAAATCGGTGAAGCGCACCGGCTTCGGCGCCAATCTGTTCGATGAATGGCGCTACCTGGACCACGGCGAGCCCGGGCAGGACATCTCGAGCCGCCAGCGCAATCCGGACTTCCCCCTCAACCAGGCACGCTTCGCGGACGCCCGGATTCTGCTCACGCGCGACAACTTCGGCTGCGGGTCGAGCCGCGAGCATGCGGTGTGGGCCTTGTCGGATTTCGGTATTCGCGCGCTGATCGCACCGAGCTTCGCGGACATCTTCTACGGCAACTGCTTCAAGAATGGGTTGCTGCCGATCAGGCTCGACGAAGGCATTGTCCAGAACCTGTTCGACCTCGTCGCCCGTCCGTCCGGTTTGCGACTCGAGATCGATCTGGAGGCGCAAACCATCCGGCCCGTCGACGGCGACGCGATCCCGTTCGGGATCGAACCGGAACGCAAGCGCCGTCTGCTCGAAGGGCTGGACGACGTCGCGCTGACGCTCGGCCAGGCCGACCGCATCCGCGAGTACGAGCGCGCCCGCCGCGCTCGAGAGCCTTGGCTGTTCAGTTAA